A genomic window from Aquabacterium sp. OR-4 includes:
- a CDS encoding ABC transporter ATP-binding protein: protein MSSLQLDQIGKRYGAVEVIADLSLDVRQGEFIVFLGPSGCGKTSLLRMVAGLESVTRGRVLIGGEDVTHLAPGQRKLAMVFQHYALYPHMTVRDNLDFGLRNVGLAEAEITRRVAEAARMLELDALLQRKPDQLSGGQRQRVAIGRAVVKEPALFLFDEPLSNLDAALRGRTRVELARLHQRLGATMVFVTHDQLEAMTLATRIVVMNKGAIEQVGTPAEIYRRPATRFVASFIGTPGMNLLNVQRLEDDAQGLCQVVAAGGQRLATRVPGHQLTGQDLCLGVRPENLVLAEPGARGTLSGRVELVEFLGERTLVHVALADGSLVIATAAGAQPQRGEAVGLAAQLGELQLFDARGRGHAAPLASAEGDAAAVIALPRARLA from the coding sequence ATGAGTTCGCTGCAACTGGACCAGATCGGCAAGCGCTACGGCGCGGTCGAGGTCATCGCCGACCTGTCGCTGGACGTGCGCCAGGGAGAGTTCATCGTCTTTCTCGGCCCCTCGGGCTGCGGCAAGACCAGCCTGCTGCGCATGGTGGCCGGGCTCGAATCGGTGACCCGCGGCCGCGTGCTGATCGGCGGCGAGGACGTGACCCACCTCGCCCCCGGCCAGCGCAAGCTGGCGATGGTGTTCCAGCACTACGCGCTGTACCCGCACATGACGGTGCGCGACAACCTCGACTTCGGCCTGCGCAACGTGGGCCTGGCCGAAGCCGAGATCACGCGCCGCGTGGCCGAGGCCGCGCGCATGCTCGAGCTCGACGCCCTGCTGCAGCGCAAGCCCGACCAGCTCTCGGGCGGCCAGCGCCAGCGCGTGGCCATCGGCCGCGCGGTGGTCAAGGAGCCGGCGCTGTTCCTGTTCGACGAGCCGTTGTCCAACCTGGACGCCGCGCTGCGCGGCCGCACCCGGGTGGAGCTGGCGCGCCTGCACCAGCGCCTGGGCGCCACGATGGTCTTCGTCACGCACGACCAGCTCGAGGCCATGACCCTGGCCACCCGCATCGTGGTGATGAACAAGGGCGCCATCGAGCAGGTGGGCACGCCGGCCGAGATCTACCGCCGCCCGGCCACGCGCTTCGTGGCCAGCTTCATCGGCACGCCGGGCATGAACCTGCTGAACGTGCAGCGCCTCGAAGACGACGCCCAGGGCCTGTGCCAGGTGGTCGCTGCCGGTGGCCAGCGCCTGGCCACCCGCGTGCCCGGCCACCAGCTAACCGGGCAGGACCTGTGCCTGGGCGTGCGCCCCGAGAACCTGGTGCTGGCCGAGCCCGGCGCGCGCGGCACGCTCAGCGGCCGCGTGGAGCTGGTCGAGTTTCTCGGCGAGCGCACCCTGGTGCACGTGGCGCTGGCCGATGGCAGCCTGGTGATCGCCACCGCCGCCGGCGCCCAGCCGCAGCGCGGCGAGGCCGTGGGCCTGGCCGCGCAGCTGGGCGAGCTGCAGCTCTTTGACGCCCGGGGCCGCGGCCACGCCGCGCCGCTGGCCAGCGCCGAGGGCGACGCCGCCGCGGTGATCGCGCTGCCCCGCGCCCGCCTGGCCTGA
- a CDS encoding carbohydrate ABC transporter permease: protein MSASATLSATAADSAHPASATQAGVRRSQASNALFVLPFLAAHVLLVTWPLLHGIYISFHDHDLLADDSHFIGLENFRNLLDDDIFHQVLVNTLRFVGFTVPACVLLGLGLALALNRPGRLYTGLRALFFGASVLSVSVVSLVWMLAMMPDRGLISQMAAAIGIHDLALLTTQGTAMPSLAFVTTWWVIGLPMMLFLSALQQIPHELYEAAALDNAGRWRTFWRITLPSLRRTVVLVVVIEILRQIQVFPQVMLLTAGGPSNSTRPIVQFIYEQGFVALTLGYASAATQVLLVAMLAGVSLQLWLERAPKGGR, encoded by the coding sequence ATGAGCGCCTCCGCCACCCTCTCCGCCACTGCCGCCGACAGCGCGCACCCGGCCAGCGCCACGCAGGCCGGCGTGCGCCGCAGCCAGGCCAGCAATGCGCTGTTTGTCCTGCCCTTTCTGGCCGCGCACGTGCTGCTGGTCACCTGGCCGCTGCTGCACGGCATCTACATCAGCTTCCACGACCACGACCTGCTGGCCGACGACAGCCACTTCATCGGGCTGGAGAACTTCCGCAACCTGCTCGACGACGACATCTTCCACCAGGTACTGGTCAACACCCTGCGCTTCGTGGGCTTCACGGTGCCGGCCTGCGTGCTGCTGGGCCTGGGCCTGGCGCTGGCGCTCAACCGTCCGGGCCGGCTCTACACCGGTCTGCGCGCGCTGTTCTTCGGCGCCTCGGTGCTGTCGGTGAGCGTGGTGTCACTGGTGTGGATGCTGGCGATGATGCCCGACCGCGGCCTGATCTCGCAGATGGCCGCGGCCATCGGCATCCACGATCTGGCGCTGCTCACCACGCAAGGCACGGCCATGCCCAGCCTGGCCTTCGTGACCACCTGGTGGGTCATCGGCCTGCCGATGATGCTGTTTCTCTCGGCGCTGCAGCAGATCCCGCACGAGCTGTACGAAGCCGCCGCGCTCGACAACGCCGGCCGCTGGCGCACCTTCTGGCGCATCACCCTGCCCAGCCTGCGCCGCACCGTGGTGCTGGTGGTGGTGATCGAGATCCTGCGCCAGATCCAGGTGTTTCCGCAGGTCATGCTGCTCACCGCCGGCGGGCCCAGCAACAGCACCCGGCCGATCGTGCAGTTCATCTACGAGCAGGGCTTCGTGGCGCTGACGCTGGGCTATGCCTCGGCCGCCACCCAGGTGCTGCTGGTGGCCATGCTGGCCGGCGTCTCGCTGCAGCTGTGGCTGGAACGGGCGCCGAAGGGAGGCCGCTGA
- a CDS encoding carbohydrate ABC transporter permease: MAALQQRPLADRLVLWGVMALALLWLAPMVWVLALSFKPNELLMSRADVFLGPPYTLENFGDILQASLVFRWLANSAIVSLVQTAGVLVLSSLAGYGFARTEFPGRRWLYALVLIGLAVPGQAIFIPLHRLMSALDLQNTHAGLILPGLAGPFGVYLMTQYFRAIPTELEEAALLDNASRFKVFWRVTLPLTLPAQATLGIFTFLGSWNDYVWPLVIATKPEIYTLTRGLASMQSNYAQSEGLGFLMAQAVFAALPVLLVYAFFQKYLVTAVAGTGRH, from the coding sequence ATGGCCGCGCTGCAACAACGGCCGCTGGCCGACCGCCTGGTGCTGTGGGGCGTGATGGCCCTGGCCCTGCTGTGGCTGGCGCCCATGGTGTGGGTGCTGGCGCTCTCGTTCAAGCCCAACGAGCTGCTGATGTCGCGCGCCGACGTGTTTCTCGGCCCGCCCTACACGCTGGAGAACTTTGGCGACATCCTGCAGGCCTCGCTGGTGTTTCGCTGGCTGGCCAACAGCGCCATCGTCTCGCTGGTGCAGACCGCCGGCGTGCTGGTGCTCAGCAGCCTGGCCGGCTACGGCTTTGCGCGCACCGAGTTCCCGGGCCGGCGCTGGCTGTATGCGCTGGTGCTGATCGGCCTGGCGGTGCCCGGCCAGGCCATCTTCATCCCGCTGCACCGGCTGATGTCGGCGCTCGATCTGCAGAACACCCATGCCGGCCTGATCCTGCCGGGCCTGGCCGGGCCGTTTGGCGTGTACCTGATGACGCAGTACTTCCGCGCCATCCCCACCGAGCTGGAAGAGGCCGCGCTGCTCGACAACGCCAGCCGCTTCAAGGTGTTCTGGCGGGTCACGCTGCCGCTCACGCTGCCGGCGCAGGCCACGCTGGGCATCTTCACCTTCCTGGGCTCGTGGAACGACTATGTGTGGCCGCTGGTCATCGCCACCAAGCCCGAGATATACACGCTGACCCGCGGCCTGGCCTCGATGCAGTCGAACTACGCGCAATCCGAGGGCCTGGGCTTTCTGATGGCGCAGGCGGTGTTCGCCGCGCTGCCGGTGCTGCTGGTCTACGCCTTCTTCCAGAAGTACCTGGTCACCGCCGTGGCCGGCACGGGCCGGCATTGA
- a CDS encoding extracellular solute-binding protein → MNILRPFHRRNLLAAAALVAAASLPTALATPAPAAPSLKGTEITLMRFFGSCEAKYGRTTDARQASGECGIVTALVNRFNATNPDGIVVKTQVTEWGPYYDQLNARLVAKDAPTLSVMHESLLGDYVRRKLVLPLDEGLRAEGVDVADFTEHAHRGVTVAGQTYALPFDTWSWLWHINLNLMRKAGLVQADGKPLLPRNPDELLAQAQRFKQATGKPYFAWAVANETVAHTRTFLTLVYQQGGQLFGADGRSISVSGPEARTAFALMKRLYDEGHIKRNADYGGANRAWLNGEAGTIVVGTWTIDQFMAEAEKADSPLHKGYHVLPFPQLYAKPALFADGHAWVLMRHGNQDERQRRAAFKLLKFLYDNDVAWARTGHLPTSRAQAASPAFTSLPFRDGLLSITRNGQGLPPEVPVQRTVENLIGEEITNLIIAGKPLEQVITSIEKRVNVALRKARR, encoded by the coding sequence ATGAACATCCTGCGCCCCTTCCACCGCCGCAACCTGCTGGCCGCCGCCGCCCTGGTGGCCGCCGCCTCGCTGCCTACTGCACTGGCCACGCCGGCCCCGGCCGCGCCCTCGCTGAAGGGCACCGAGATCACGCTGATGCGCTTTTTCGGCAGCTGCGAGGCCAAGTACGGCCGCACCACCGATGCGCGCCAGGCCAGCGGCGAGTGCGGCATCGTCACCGCGCTGGTCAACCGCTTCAACGCCACCAATCCCGATGGCATCGTGGTCAAGACCCAGGTCACCGAATGGGGGCCCTACTACGACCAGCTCAACGCCCGCCTGGTGGCCAAGGACGCGCCCACCCTCTCGGTGATGCACGAATCGCTGCTGGGCGACTACGTGCGCCGCAAGCTGGTGCTGCCGCTGGACGAAGGCCTGCGCGCCGAAGGCGTGGACGTGGCCGACTTCACCGAGCACGCCCACCGCGGCGTCACAGTGGCCGGCCAGACCTATGCGCTGCCCTTCGACACCTGGTCGTGGCTGTGGCACATCAACCTGAACCTGATGCGCAAGGCCGGCCTGGTGCAGGCCGACGGCAAGCCGCTGCTGCCGCGCAACCCCGACGAGCTGCTGGCCCAGGCCCAGCGCTTCAAACAGGCCACCGGCAAGCCCTACTTCGCGTGGGCGGTGGCCAACGAGACGGTGGCCCACACGCGCACCTTTCTCACCCTCGTCTACCAGCAGGGCGGCCAGCTGTTCGGGGCCGACGGGCGCAGCATCTCGGTCAGCGGCCCCGAGGCGCGCACCGCCTTCGCGCTGATGAAGCGCCTGTACGACGAAGGCCACATCAAGCGCAATGCCGACTACGGCGGCGCCAACCGCGCCTGGCTCAATGGCGAGGCCGGCACCATCGTGGTGGGCACCTGGACCATCGACCAGTTCATGGCCGAGGCCGAGAAGGCCGACTCGCCGCTGCACAAGGGCTACCACGTGCTGCCCTTTCCGCAGCTGTATGCCAAGCCGGCGCTGTTTGCCGACGGCCATGCCTGGGTGCTGATGCGCCACGGCAACCAGGACGAGCGCCAGCGCCGCGCGGCGTTCAAGCTGCTCAAGTTTCTCTATGACAACGACGTGGCCTGGGCCCGCACCGGCCACCTGCCCACCAGCCGCGCCCAGGCCGCCAGCCCGGCCTTCACCAGCCTGCCGTTTCGCGACGGTCTGCTGTCGATCACCCGCAACGGCCAGGGCCTGCCGCCCGAGGTGCCGGTGCAGCGCACCGTCGAAAACCTGATCGGCGAGGAGATCACCAACCTGATCATCGCCGGCAAGCCGCTCGAGCAGGTGATCACCAGCATCGAGAAGCGCGTCAACGTGGCGCTGCGCAAGGCGCGGCGCTGA